DNA sequence from the Rhizobium sp. ARZ01 genome:
AGAGGACTTCAGGGCGCGCGGTGGCGAAGGCCTCGAAGGCCTTGGCATAGGGACGGTTGACGATTTCGACCATGGTCAGGCCCCTTCCATCGCGTTCAAATCGACGCCGAGTTCGGCGGCGAGCGCGGCCTGCATTTCCAGCCGCTCCTCCACGCTCTTGAAGCGAACATAGTGAAGGCGCGGAAAGCGCTTCTTCAGGAACTTCATGCCTTGATAGGGCGACGTGTTGGCGAGGATGACCAGCGGCTTGCCATTTTCCGCGCTTTCCGCTGCGGCGCGCAACGCGCCAAGATCATGGCCATCCACCGAGCGGCAGGTGACGCCGAAGGCGGAAACACGCGCGGCGAGATCGCCGAGATCGAGCACGGCTGACATGGCGCCATCGCATTGCTGGCGATTCACATCGACAATGACGCGGATATTGGCGATCTTGTGGTAGCTCATGGCCGCAAGGCATTCCCAGGTCTGGCCTTCTTGGAACTCACCGTCGGACATGTAGACCCAGACCTTGCCGGGCTCATTTTTCCGTAATCTCGCCCAGGCGACGCCGGAGGCCATGGAGAGGCCCTGCGCTAGCGAGCCGGTCGTCACTTCCATGCCGGGACTGTGCTCGGCCCCGATCATTTCGACCGAGCCGCCGTCCTCATTGAAATGGTCGAGTGCATGTTCGTCCATGCGGCCGGTTTCGATCAGTGCGGAATAGATGACAAGCGCATAGTGGGCTGGCGAGATGAAGAAGCGATCGAACTCCGGTCCGACCGGGCCGTGATAGCCCGCGCCGGTGAAGGCGTCGGGGTTGTGCGCGGAAGGCACGCCGCGAAAGGGCAGCGGCACCTTCGGCAGCGTCGGTTCGCCGAGGTTCAGGACCTCGTTATAGAGCAGCGCCAGGCTCTCGGCCGCCGAGCAAGCCTGGCTGAGATAGCCGCCATTGTGCTTCATCGTGTGCAAGAACACGCGCCTGCGGATGCCAAACGCGATGTCCTCGGTGGATTTTTCGTTCAAGAGGCTCATCGTCTCAGCTCCGTTCGGGAAAGAGCGCCTTCAGGCCTTCAGGCGAAGGCGTGGCGATGCCGCGCTCCGTAATGAGGCCGGTGATGAGACGCGCGGGCGTGACGTCGAATGCAGGGTTGGCTGCGGGGCTTCCCTCCGGCGCGATACGGACGCTCGCAATCGAGCCATCTGCGGCGCGGCCCTGGACGAAGCTCACTTCGTCGCCGGTCCGCTCCTCGATCGGGATTTCTTTGACGCCGTCATGCACCGTCCAGTCGATGGTGGGTGAGGGGAGCGCAACGTAGAAGGGCACGCCATTGTCACGCGCGGCGAGCGCTTTCAGATAGGTTCCGATCTTGTTGCAGACGTCGCCATTGGCCGTGGTGCGGTCGGTGCCGACGATCACCATGTCGATTTGGCCATGCTGCATGAGATGGCCGCCGGCATTGTCGACGATCAAAGTGTGCGGCACGCCATGGCCGTTCATTTCCCAGGCGGTGAGATAGGCCCCCTGGTTGCGCGGCCGCGTCTCATCGACATAGACATGGACAGGGATGCCTTCCTCCACGGCCATGTAGATCGGGGCCGTCGCGGTGCCGTAATCGACGGTAGCAAGCCAGCCGGCGTTGCAATGGGTGAGGATGCGCACCGGCTCGCCCGGCTTTTTCTTTGAAGCGATCTTGCGGATGACATCGAGGCCGTTTGCGCCGATGGCGCGGTTGAGTTCGACATCCTCCTCGGCGATCTCGGCGGCGCGGTTGTAGGCAGCGCCCGCGCGCTCACCTTCGGACAGCGGGCGCAGATGCTCGCGCATCGCATTCAGCGCCCAGCGCAGGTTGATGGCTGTCGGGCGTGTTTCGTTGAGTTCGTCCCAGACGGCATCGAGATGCGCATCCGACGGATCGTTTGCCATGGCGATCGCGACGCCATAGGCGGCGGTGACGCCGATCAGTGGCGCACCACGTACCCACATGTCTCTGATAGCGACGGCGACGCCAGCGACCGTCTTCAACGTCACGACACGAAACTCATGCGGTAGCCAGCGCTGGTCGATGATGTCGACGGAGCGACCGTCCTCGTTCAACCAGATCGTATGGTAGTGGCGTTCTCCGACTTTCACGCGAGAATCTCCTTTTCAAGCCGCTCCACGGTCTCGCGGATATCCCTGAGGCTGTGGATGCGTTGCCGGTTGACGGCGAGGTGACGCCCGAGCTCCAGCGCCTTCGTTTCGCAGGGCGCGCGGCGGTCGGGGTCGGCGATGGTTTCGAAATCGGCGTTATGGGCGAGGCCCAGGATGCGGCGGTGTATCTCGACGCCGGCAAAGCCGAGCATCTCGTGCCAGATCTCGTCGATGACGATGTTGAGCGCTTGCTCGGCGGCGAGCGGGTCATGACGAGTCTCGAACAGGCTCGCCTGATAAAGAATGCCCTTGCGCTCGGTGCGCCAGAGGCTGGCGAACTCGGCGCGGAAGGTTTCCCACAGCGTCTCGATCGTATCGAGCAGATAGGTGCGCATGCTGTCGCGCGCACCGGGTTTGGCCTCATGGCCGCTCTGCGAAAAATAGCTCATCCAGAAATTGGCGATCAGCATGCCGACGTCGAAGCTGATCGGGCCGTAGAAGGCGAACTCCGGGTCGATGACGCGCGTTTCATCGTCCGTGACCATGATGGAGCCGGTGTGCAGGTCGCCGTGGCAGAGTGTCTCGGCCTTGGCGGAGAACAGGTGCTTCAGCCGCTGCGCTTCCACCTTGAGGTCGCGGTCGGCGCGCAGTTCGCTCACGAGCGGATCGAGCTGCGGCGTGGTGTGGCGGTTGAGCGTCGCCTCGAAATAGGGATCGGAAAAGACGAGGTTTTCCGTGATGTCACAGAGTTCCACATTGTCGGAGAACAGCGCGACATCCGCCTTCTTCTCGCGCGTCACCATGGAGAGGTCGGAGCCACGGAACAGCGTGCGGGCGACGAAGAGGCCGAGGTCGCGGCCGATATTCGGCAGTTCGCGCCCATCGATCAGCGCGCGCCGCAAGATGACATGCGGCGTCAGGAACTCCATGACGATGATGGCCTGCGCCTCATCGAAGAACAGGATGTCAGGCACCATACCGGGATCGCGCGCGCCCTGGCGTTTGAGTGCGTGATACTCGAAGAACGAGCGCTTGAGCGGCAGTGGCCAGCTCTCGCCGACGAGGCGGACATAAGGCAGCGCCTGCTTGACGATCGCGGCCCCCGTTTCGCCCGTCACGATGAAGACCAAATTGAGATTGCCGTCGCCGACTTCTTTGACACTCCAGCGGGACGAATCGTTCCCGATCTTCTCCTTGAGAGCGGCGTTGCCGCCCAATCGAACTGGCAAGGTCTCGGCGCTCAGCGCCTCGAAGACGTGGCTGTCCATGATGTCCTCCTCCTGCGCATGGGGCTGCCTCCACCGCTCGCCGCCATGTCGTGTGTAGCCACAGCTAAGGCATCATTCTGTCAAATGTCAACGATATTGACATTTGATTAGAGCCTATCCTAACCTGCATTCATCGGGAGGAGAGAATGAGCGAACAGGCAGTGTTTCGCATTGAGGGCGTGCGCAAATGCTTTGGGCCGGTACCGGTGCTCCAAGGGGTGGACCTCGACCTCAAGGCCGGCGCCGTGACGGTTTTGATGGGTGCC
Encoded proteins:
- the mtnK gene encoding S-methyl-5-thioribose kinase — its product is MDSHVFEALSAETLPVRLGGNAALKEKIGNDSSRWSVKEVGDGNLNLVFIVTGETGAAIVKQALPYVRLVGESWPLPLKRSFFEYHALKRQGARDPGMVPDILFFDEAQAIIVMEFLTPHVILRRALIDGRELPNIGRDLGLFVARTLFRGSDLSMVTREKKADVALFSDNVELCDITENLVFSDPYFEATLNRHTTPQLDPLVSELRADRDLKVEAQRLKHLFSAKAETLCHGDLHTGSIMVTDDETRVIDPEFAFYGPISFDVGMLIANFWMSYFSQSGHEAKPGARDSMRTYLLDTIETLWETFRAEFASLWRTERKGILYQASLFETRHDPLAAEQALNIVIDEIWHEMLGFAGVEIHRRILGLAHNADFETIADPDRRAPCETKALELGRHLAVNRQRIHSLRDIRETVERLEKEILA
- the mtnA gene encoding S-methyl-5-thioribose-1-phosphate isomerase; its protein translation is MKVGERHYHTIWLNEDGRSVDIIDQRWLPHEFRVVTLKTVAGVAVAIRDMWVRGAPLIGVTAAYGVAIAMANDPSDAHLDAVWDELNETRPTAINLRWALNAMREHLRPLSEGERAGAAYNRAAEIAEEDVELNRAIGANGLDVIRKIASKKKPGEPVRILTHCNAGWLATVDYGTATAPIYMAVEEGIPVHVYVDETRPRNQGAYLTAWEMNGHGVPHTLIVDNAGGHLMQHGQIDMVIVGTDRTTANGDVCNKIGTYLKALAARDNGVPFYVALPSPTIDWTVHDGVKEIPIEERTGDEVSFVQGRAADGSIASVRIAPEGSPAANPAFDVTPARLITGLITERGIATPSPEGLKALFPERS
- a CDS encoding 1-deoxy-D-xylulose-5-phosphate synthase N-terminal domain-containing protein, which gives rise to MSLLNEKSTEDIAFGIRRRVFLHTMKHNGGYLSQACSAAESLALLYNEVLNLGEPTLPKVPLPFRGVPSAHNPDAFTGAGYHGPVGPEFDRFFISPAHYALVIYSALIETGRMDEHALDHFNEDGGSVEMIGAEHSPGMEVTTGSLAQGLSMASGVAWARLRKNEPGKVWVYMSDGEFQEGQTWECLAAMSYHKIANIRVIVDVNRQQCDGAMSAVLDLGDLAARVSAFGVTCRSVDGHDLGALRAAAESAENGKPLVILANTSPYQGMKFLKKRFPRLHYVRFKSVEERLEMQAALAAELGVDLNAMEGA